The following DNA comes from Brienomyrus brachyistius isolate T26 unplaced genomic scaffold, BBRACH_0.4 scaffold85, whole genome shotgun sequence.
AAAAACTACAATTAAAAGTCCAGTGCAAAAGCAAAGTGCAAAAGGTACAGGTAAAAGTCCAATGTAAAAGTCAGCATCAAAAGCTACAAGTGAAAGCCCAATGTAAAAGTCATTACTAAAAGTTACAGGAAAAAGACCAATGTAAAACCTAACAGCAAAATGTAGAGTTAAAAGTTTAATGTAAAACCCAAGATCAAAAGGTACAGGTAAAACCCCAATGTAAAAGGCAACAGCAAAAGCTACAGGTAAAAGCGAAATGTGAAAGCCAATTGCAGTAGCTACAGATAAAACCCCAATGTAAATGCCAATACCAAAAGCATACAGGTAAAAGTCTAATGTGAAAGTCAATAGCAAAAGCTACAATAAAAACTCCAAATGTAAAAGCCAATTGCAAAAACTACAAGTAAAATCCAAATGTGAAAGCCAATAGCAAAAGCTACAGGAACAAGCTCAATGGAAAAGCCAATAACAAAAGCTACAGgtaaaattgtaaaaaaacatgtgtacaaacaggcagacaggaGTTATAAGTGCAAGTGATCAGTATAAAAGTGAACAGAACAGGAAAAGGGCCAAAGACTCACAGGGGTGCTGCCATCTGAGAGAGTGGCCATGCTGATGGATGTGCTCATCTTGCCGGAGGAAGACAGGGACGGAGGTGACGGGCTCCTCTTCTCAAGGCAGCTATGGTGCATGACGTCCTGTCGCTGCATGAACTCACGCCATGCACGCTGGATTCTGACCACAGGAAAAGCAAGTCTTTACATAGCAATCAGAACTAAATATGCAATCACGAATCACTATGGATACCAGTGTGACTGTATGTGAAGAGGAATGACTGCTGTCTGTATGACGCTATGTATATATTGCGATGGGATCTACAGCTCAGTCACTGAAGTGCTGTTATTTCATAGCTAACCAGTTGATGGCAGTATAGAGATGCCAGAAATCGAGGTCATTTTTCCTTAAAACCAGACTACAGGTTTCATGTATCAGGTGTAATTAGAAACATGGCGATGGCTTGTCGTCCCGGTGAAATCCTGAGTTAGACACATGAAGATAGTGATTTTAAGTTATTTCCTTAAAGAAAATGCTGATTTAAACTTAGCCGCTTCCCAGGAACATTAGCTTTCCTGTGAAGAGCTGAGAAATGCATCTTCTCCTGTTTTCCCAGAGAGACAGTGATTCTGCGTCCAAGGCTACCATATGTCAGTCTGCGAGGCTTTAATAAAACTGGATAAAATAGCAGCCCAGGCGGGGAGCCATCTGCCAGCATGGAGCTGTGATTGACGTGCTGGGGGGCATCGGGGTAGGCGTGGGGGCCCTCAAATGAAAGAAGAAGCAAAACTCACATCAGCACCTTGGACTCCAATGGCCGGGCGGTGACAGGAACCTGGGTAATGTTGTTCTCCAGGTCCATGGTCAGCGGGTGACTGCGGTGGAGAAAGAGgacaaaagagagagagaagaaacgGACTGattagagagaggagagatgaGGGAGAGGAGAATAACGAGATGTTCTTGGGAGAACTAACAGTCACTAGGAGAGGCCAGACTGTTGGAGGTGGTGTACCATGAACACCAGGCAAAAAACAGGCTCCCATCTAGACATATGCATGACACATGAATTACTGATGAAATATTAGTTCTTCAGGCTCGCATTCatttatgtatatgtatgtgtatatgtagtcTGGATGCTgagtcgctctctctctctctctctctgagtaTGCTGTACACGTAGGCTATGCGTTTGGGCACACTCACTGGTAGTCTCCTTCATTTCCAAACTTCAGGCCAGTCTGCAGCTCCTTCAGCTCCTCCTGAGGGCATGGAGAGGAGGTGCGGCTTTAATCGGCAGCTAACGCACTGCAACACGCAGAAAGTCCGAGGAAAGGTCAGGTGAAGTCACAGCGAAGGGTTCTCCCGCAGCTTACGCAGCAAGCGTTTCTCGCACAGTGAGTCATGCTACACTGGAAGATTAACGCCCATCCCCACTGCatgtcaaacccccccccccccccgccccaattCCGTGATTGAAGATAATTATGCAAAAAACCTTACCTTAAATTTCTTCAGTAAAATACCCTATAAATGGGTAAGCTAAATATCATCACCCCAAAAAAATTACAccaagaatgaatgaatgaatagacaaacaaacaaacagtaatAATCATAGGAGATTGAATGTGCAGTGCCAAAATCCCAACAGTTGATTTAATGATCTtcttgtgatttatttattccaTTTAAAATGGGTAAAGTCTCCTGCTGAATAACTGACGAGACAAATTTAATTACAAGTGGAATTAAACTGCAGAATCTCTCTTAATGTCGCCGGGGGTAACGAGAGGAAGTACCTATACATTCAGACATATATAAGCACATTTATGTACACATTTACCTACCATTGAACTTGTATCCCCACAAAACAAGGAAACTGCAGAATACAACGAACACTGTCTACACACACGGGCATATTTCCAGATGTGAGGCACCACCGACATTCTGGCCTTATTTAGATAGACATGCAGACTTTGATCTCTACTGCCCTTAATTTGTTATGTGATAAACACTATAAATGATTACGTCTGGGAATTAAGGTCAAGCCCCGCATGATTAATAATGTGACTTGATGTCAAGCAGccatatttttttcttaaagtAGCAATTAACCTTAGCAGCACATGACTGAGTGACTGCACAGCGTGGGCACTAGATGCGACACATGTACGATGGAGACCTGGATGTCCTGTTGATACACTGATATTGTGCTGACTGCTGCCAATGTACTTTAACAAATGGGCAGAAATTTAAAGCAGGGTGTAACCCAGAAACAATAGTTACATGCCATAAATTCTGTAAATATGGGATTGGGcggcatttaaaaatgaaatgccGTGCCCCATATTGATCCATGGAAAAATGTCTCGTTTTTTTCTCCCATATTTCCTTAAACAttgcgcccccctccccagccccgcTGAGTAAATTGTAAAATCCCACCGTAGAGGAACAGACCACAAAGTCAACACCCAGGTCAGAAGCAACATCTCACTTCTGTCTGTCCCAGAAACAGGGCTGCTCCGCATTACGGCAGCTAGGTAGGCCAGGGGCGCCAAAGTGCCCTCCCACCCTACGTCTCGCTCCACTGGATGAGTAGCCACCTCTATCCGTACCCTGCAATTGAGCTTCCTCCCCACAGACAATCACTGTCATCTTCACCTCCCAAATCCCTTAAACTGTCTAGACACTGGAGAATCTGCTATACTATTCCTCCAGCCCAAATCCCTTTTCGGCTCCCTTTCTGTAATGGAGACCATCCAGGTCTTACTCACTGTTTATCAGGGCTTTTACCCTTACTTCTACTCAAAGGTAGCGTGCTCTGGGACCAGGTGCCTCACTGTGGTAATGCCACCTACAGGCAGAGCTCTGCTTTTAACCTGATTACCCTGATTAGCCCCCCACCCCTGGGAAGCACAGCCGTGGAGGGTGTTTTGGTATCACTGGCCAGGAAACAGACAAGTGAACATCTAACTGCTTAGGGAGGTGAGAGGGTCACTGTAGCTGAAACCCGAGGCAGACACTGCTGCATCCCTCTGGCCATGTGCAAGGCACCTGCTGCGCAGGAATGTGACAGGACAGGAGGCAGCTGGCATGGTCTTCTGTTGCCTCCAGGTATCTGCATCTAAGCCAGGTTAAGCTGGCAAGAACATAATCGTGTGTGGATAGTGAAAGGATCGAGGAGAGGGTCTCAGGTGAGAACGGGGCATCTGTCGTTTGCATCTCCTGCATTCGGGCCAGTGCAGATGTCGCTCCTGGTTTTTCTAAGACCAAGGAGGAGGTAGGACACTCAGTGTCAAAGCTTCAAGACACATTTTGAACTATAATATGcaaataagatttttttttaattcgttCCAATAATGTAGGATAAAGTAAAATGCAGCTTGACACATGATGTCCGTGGGCCGCCTGGCACTCCCACTTTAACACGGGAGCCAAGTAAGACCAAGATGTGGAAGCGATGCAGTGTGCAATCTCCCACATGCTAATGCCTGACCTTCAGAACACGTGGGCAGCAAGTAGGACATCGGTGAGGGACACGAATGAATGAATTCTGCAGGAGTCCGGCCCATGAACAGGGTATTTAAGCCGAATCGCTCAAGGAAAATACTGAGCTGTACAAATGACTAAGAATGGGAagttgctttgaataaaagccACAGCTACGCAGCTAAGTGTAAAGTAAATTAATTACCAGCTCAGCCTGTACTAGCCATTGAAAACAACATATCTTCACTGCAGGCGTTAAATAACAAAATCATTGGCTCTGCCCCATCTGAATTAGGGAGTTCATTAACTCCTGTGCCAATAAAGATTTGCAATGGAAGCTCTCATACTCAGTGCTTGTGCTCTGACTGCTTACAGGGCCCCGATAACCCACATCAATCCCATCTCCTGAACTCAACCCTTGTTTGATACTTAGCAACGCAGGGCAAAAAGCCCTAGAAATAAAGAAAGGTTTGCATAATTTAGCAATGCTAAGGACAGGAAATCTATACTCATTTTGGGTTGTGCACTGCCAAGCACACACTATTGATTATCAAGGCCGCTGGGTAAAATTTATGAACATGTTTTGGGATTGTACAGCCTAAAGACAAGCTGTGGAATCTGGATCCCCACGTGCTGTAAAAACAACGCTGGAGACAGAGAATTTCCACTGCCCCCCCTGTCCTAAcctagggaggaggggggaggaaagCTGAGGGACAGTAAACGCAAGggatgtttctcaataccaagaacgtaAACAATAGACTTTTGATCATGGCAAGAGTGGTCTTGCAGACTTCCCtcccaagaacgaacttggggCGCAATGTATCATGGGATGGGTCTTGTGTGGCGAGGATGCAACAGacgcatccttgatatttggggcaggTTATGGGAAAGGTAGGGAAACTTAAAGAGTAAGTGCAAGCCTGGGGGGAGTTTGTGGGAAGCACAGGTGGCCCCTAGATCTTCAGAGAAATTAAACTGGACCCGCGCCAGATGAACAAGAATGTGAGAGGTGCCAGAGTGAGTTACTGCCTCCATCTCACCCGTTTGCGGAGCGTAAATCTCCATCCCCAATACCTGAAATCCACCAAACCTGTATATCCCATGTACTTGAACCTAACAAGAAAGTACAAGTTATGGCTATAAAACAAGCTCATTGCAAAAGCTTATACTCCTTCTGTATAATAATTTCTGATTCAGCCACCCAGTAGGTGGCCTTGTACAATATGGCTATTAAAAACATTCAAGAGATCTGTTATGCATTGACATACTCGAAATACTTTAAAGGATCTGTATCACATGTTCAATCATATCTTGCTGTAAAAACTGATATAATTTGCAGCTATATAATCTTTTATAACCCTAGtcctaatcctaatcccaaGCAGACATCTcctgtactccatgtctaaGCACAGTGGGCATGATGAGAGCAATCCATCCATTATTCCAACTTTGCGGTGGGCATAAATACTTAATAggaactcagttactactgaagtacaaatcacgaACAAATACGgtagctacttgagataaaagatgcctcaagattcattaataatgaacaaacatgagatcagtatctcACTTGTGCTATTcgtgacttgttccttcagcagttcacaaaggtttacagaattaacagatacatACTAGTGGCTAacattgtggaaacacttcagATTTTTAGAGATGTGTCACGATTCGTtaataatgaacaaacatgagatcagtacacATCAAAGACTTAGTTCATCGTTAATTTCTACATAAGTGCAAAGTACTCAAGTACAGTGTTACTTGATCGCTTATCTGTAGTGCAGGGTGATGATGAGCTTGGGGCCCGTCCCTGGAAACCTGGGGGCCAGGCGGAGcacagtccaccacagggcgcAAATATTACATTCATTCAACCCTCAGGCCAAAGTCACCCAGTACTGGGTGACGGAGCAGACCAGACACTGATGCCTGCTTTTACTTCAGCTCCTCCTCTAGAGTGCCTCAGCTACCAGCTCCAGTTTGTAAACACCTTGTCACCATTTGCCTCCTGCacatttgaactggcaacagtGTGATAAGCTTACTATTGCCAGTGAAAGAACGGAACAGGGTATGAAGCAGACACCAGCAGATGTGTTTGCTGTTCTAATGAACTCGGTTACTGCAGATGGAAAGTTGGCACGCTGCAGAGGACGCAAGCTTCGCAAAGCATGATGTGTGACGCCCAAGATAATCAGTGTAACAAGTTTGAGTTTGAATGTGGGACTGAACTGCTGGCCTTACAAGTGATGGTTCGGTTATGTTCCATAATGTTACATAATGTTCCAGGACAGGATACAGATGGGCCCAGTCACTATAGTTACAGGTTCACGTACCTCATCTCCCAGGGGCACCAACCAACACCTCCAGGACGTTGCCTCATATTGACGTAAAAACAAGTGATGCTGTCTAACCTGGTCTTATCCAAAGTGTGTCTAGACAGACTATTCCCCCCTATCAGCTGTCCTGCTGCGCTGTCACGTCCCTGAGTGACCCTACTATCTACATAGCGCAGATGGATTTATTATCCCTGCTAGTACTGAACACCGTGTCCTGTTTTTCGTCATATGTAATGACTTTGCTCTCAGCGGGATGCGAGTGGAGACAGCAGATACCCTTCAGATGGGGGATTCCGTGGCAGTATTTGCCATTGCCGTCAAGGTGACGCTGCAGCAAAGCAGGGAGTCAAACGTGTTCGTCCGGAGAGCTATCGGTAAAACGGCTCAGATTCAGAGGCACGTGGAGACGAGCGGGAATGTGATGCGATTTAAAGGCGGGGGGGTTCTCCGGGCCTCGGGATGTGCTGCTGCTCCTCATGCAGGACATTCAGGGCACGATGGGAGCTCATCCAGCCCCCCATCTACAGACAGACTAAACCGGTTTGGGGTAACTTTTTTGCTGCATAGGACTACTTACAGTATGGCTTCCTGAATTAGCAGAGGGACATAGGGAAGCTGTAGAAGAGACACGCATAGAGGGGTTGTACTTGCGACAAAAGAGGCAGAGGCAGGTCATGGAGATGACAGATACAGGCAAGGAAAAGAGGAGTGCTAAAGAGAAACCAGATGCAGCTATAAGTGAGCATTAGCAAAACTGAATTACATGTAAAAGTCAGAGTTTGGAaggattttttcccccattgtcACTGTCGAGCTTagagaactattttttttttatttcttatctACAGTTACTGGGCTAGAGACAAGAGTAACACCTTAAAGAGGGAACTGATCCAGGTGAAACACAAACAGTAGCACAGTCACTGCTGTGATGTGTAAAACAATAGATCTTCACTTTTTTACTTTATAAGGCCATGGATAATCGTTATTTGTAAATTATCCATTGGGGCACCATTATATGGACAGTAAAATATTTCATTAACATGCCACAACAaagaacattttaataattcacAAACATTTTTCAGTTGGCTGTTTAATGCAACCTGTTATGTATGTTTTAGAAATAACGGCAAGATAAAAATTCCAGTGTGGCGGGGCATTAGGCATCCAGAATAGGCCTGAGAATAACAATTTTATTGGGCTTTACAGCAGATTAAAATGGTAATACCCACTGTTCATCAAGATCAGCATTTTATTATCCCACTGGAGTCAATTCAAAGTCTTTGCATTCCCATGGCATAGACAAGGTTTATCTTGTAGGATACTGGAATCCGTACCATGTGGAACAATTTAACAACAAACATATCATTATGAAAGTCAACAATAATTGCATCATTAAAGTGTAAAATGAAAACCAATTTCACTCCCTCCCCATTTAATTTCCATAAAAATATTTATCATTTCACATTCTTGGCAACTCCTCAAAAGCAAGAGCTgccgcagtttcactgtactttTCTGATTACCACTGGAAACTCCAGGTGAGAGTTACTATCCAATAATTTCACAGTAATTATGTGTCGCGCGAGAACAAGAAGCAAATCATGGCGCACACTGCGATTCCCGGGCACCAGCTTGCAAGGCCTGCTGTGGCCTGCACTCAATTGAGCGCACTAACCTCTACTGCTCCCTGACTCAAAGCCAAATGGCAAGGCATGGACACACACCTCCAGCTACATGTTTTGTGGGTCAAGGACAGACCTGTTTTCATTCAGTCACACCCAAAAAGCTTACAGCCACTCGCGTCAGTCCATCCCTGTTCGACTACTGACAGACACATGGGCCTGGGTGAAGATGAGCGGATAAGTCACGCTCATTGGCCACGTCATCCTCTCTATCCCACTGAGACTCTTCGAGGGATACTCTGCTTGATGTGTAGCTCTGTTGCTTTTGTAAAGTGTAAGGGAAATAAATGCTTTGAAATAAgatggggaggtaatggacggGGCGGCACCCCCAGCCGAGTGACGGACTGTGCTGCTAAATCGGGAGCAGAGACAGGGGCCATTAGCCCTCATCTCTCCCTAGTATTCAAAGTAATGAAGTAGAAagttgcaacaaaaaaaaaaagagaaaaccaTCCAATCTCTGATTAATGGGCAAGCTGTGACAGAGAGGGGAGAATCGGTGAAGTGTACTCAGTGATGGAGGTGAGGCAAGGGTTGCTGATTATAGGAAAAGCACATTTCAGGCCACAAAGTAAGTGCCTACTCCTTTCTCCTACTTCTATAATGAAAGAACTCTATTATAAAGCAGTACAATAGTGTCCTTTTAATGTTCTGCAGTTCCCAAGCCCCAGAAGAGATTAACAAAACATACTTTAATGCACTAACCCTTCAGGTAAAATCATGCACCTGCAGTGTATTAGGTAGTAGTTAAAAAAAGAATTATGGTTCTCATTAAAACCCAATAACTTAATATAGGAGCAGCATAATGAAAGTAAGTAACAGTACCTGCTTATAAACAAACAACATATAATTGATTTCACTTGTTGATGGTGAAGCCATGATACATACAAAATGTGTCAGATGTGCATAAAATGTCATAAAGTGTCTTGGATAGGTCGTCTGAATACATCATGAAATCTAAAATACACTAAAAGACATATCAAAGCAGCAAAACTGTATTAAATTAAAACCTTGAGATTAATTTCCAGATGATGTATTAGTAGGATTATTTGTTTTCTTAGTAGTGAGGTGAGCATGGTTATTTCACACTATACTGCTCTATCAGGCAGCTACCTGTTTTTTAATAAAGCAGAAACTACAGCAATTCAATCACCTAACAGCAGTCCTCAGAAGTCATTTTCCTTACTGCCAAGAGGTGTATGGGAAACCTGAGATTATGTCTGATAATAAAACACCTATACTTACACTTACTATACTTATACTTACTATACTATTACACCTATACTTTACTTATGGGTAACATACTTTTCAGTTTTGTGGCACATACACATAGCTTTGTATTCAATtctctgtggggaccatccattaatttctatgtgaaaaaccctaatcttagaaatgacagccttaaccgctacccagccctgaccttaaccgtACGTAACCAAACAATATATAAGACTttaggcatttttagtttttttaatgccgtcatagatttttataaaactgcattacctcttgtggggactgaaaaaaaaataaccgatttttatcacattgctGGGACATTATACATAaaacgcacacacatatactaTCACGCATTTATACTCCAAAATCAATTAAACCAATCTTTCTCTAAAGCTgctctaaaagaaaaaaaaagttttaaatatACATACTTCCATTGCAATTTCgatctttttttgtaaattCTCCTCGAGCCATCATCCAAATTCAGCCATGCAGGAAATGAAAACAATTGAAATATTTTCAGCGCTTAAAATGAGCAGAGTCTGGGCAATAGCTCATCTGAAGAAGAGAAAAGGGGGCAGAAAGAAAGAGAGCAAGTGAGAAAGAGAGGGGGCGTCATGCAGTTCAGTGGCACACTACACAGCGATGGCATCTCACGGTGATCAGACAAACACATACAATCAAACACTTACAATTTCCCTGCTCACCATATCATTTCATAACCTCATCACTCTCCTGGGTTGAGACGACCGATtgaagtaaaagaaaaaaaaataagtaaatgaaAAGGTCTGGGCGATGAATAACTCATGTTTAGCACGTCCATCTCTGGTGTAACATTAAACTTGCATGTCATTGCTGAGAGGGTCCAAATGTAATGTCACATTGCATACCAAGTGCAATAAGACTGTaacaaaaataagaaaataaaatagcTCAGAGACTGTTTATGCAATTTGGGAGGAGTATCAAGGTTACTTAGCATGGAATAAATCAGCAGTTTGTGGTTCACGGACTGAGAAGCGAGTCATTGTTAAGACACACATTGTGAACGTTCAACTAGCTAAGAAAAATAAGAGCCCCTTATTGAGAGATGATTCAAGCCACTGACCAAGTCAGATGGCCAAAGCCTTGACTACAGTGCTGGGTCACTGCTTTTATTACATCTTGCGGTGACTCTATTCCCTGATTTCTCTGTGTACTTGACACTGCAGCTAAAGCCCTTTGTGTGAACTAAGATAATTTACATCTATAAAAGCTTGCACTGTGTCTTGCTGTGGTGATTATGCTGCAGGGTATGAGTGGAGATTGACAGGCACACAGCAAATCATAGCCAGACTGCAGTAATGAATATTCCCAGAGTGCTTGGATTTCCTTATG
Coding sequences within:
- the LOC125727042 gene encoding IQ domain-containing protein J-like, with amino-acid sequence MHLEELKELQTGLKFGNEGDYHHPLTMDLENNITQVPVTARPLESKVLIIQRAWREFMQRQDVMHHSCLEKRSPSPPSLSSSGKMSTSISMATLSDGSTPVSLWPFSCSVHFYTDHLHL